AGGGCGAGTTGTCCCAGAGCGTGCGTCCGGAAGTGCAGGTCGAGCTCGGCGATGGTCAGCTGACGCTGGCCAGGCAGTCGGATGCTCCCAGCCACCGGGCGTTCCACGGCCTCATGCGGGCGCTGGTTGCCAACATGGTGCGCGGCGTGTCGGAGGGGTTCCAGAAGAGCCTGGAGTTGCAGGGCGTGGGATACCGGGCGGAGAAGAAGGGCAATACGCTCGTTCTCATCGTCGGGTACTCACACGCCGTGGAGTATCCGGAACCCGAGGGCGTGTCGATTTCCACCCCAACCCCCACGCAGATCGTGGTGGAGGGGGCGGACAAGCAGAGGGTGGGTCAGGCCGCCGCCGAGATCAGGTCGGTCCGGCCGCCGGAGCCTTACAAGGGCAAGGGCATCAGGTACCAGGGCGAACACGTCCGCCGTAAGGCGGGCAAGACCGGCGTCTGATCGGGGAAACGACCATGGCCAGCAATCGCAAGAACATCATGGATCGCGCCCGCCGGTTGGCGAGGCGCCATCGCCGGGTACGGCAGCGGGTGATCGGCACGGCCGAGCGGCCGCGCCTGGTCGTACACCGGTCCCACAAGAACATCCAGGGGCACCTCGTGGACGACATAGCCGGACGGGTTCTCGTCGGCGTGTCCACGCTGGCCCCCGAGCTGAGAGACAAGCGCGGCGACGCCGAGATGAACAAGTCGGGGCTGGGGCGCGAGGCGGGCAAGCTGCTCGCCGCCAGGGCCAAGGACTCGGGCATCGAGAGCGTGGTATTCGACCGCGGAGGCTACCTCTATCACGGCCGGGTCGCCGCGTTCGCCGAGGGCGCACGCGAGGGCGGCCTGAAGTTCTGAGGCTCGATTCATGGCGAGAGATCACAGGAAGGGTAGAAGGGGCCGCGAGTCGGACCTCGTCGAAAGCGTCATCCACGTGAACCGCGTCGCGAAGGTCGTCAAGGGCGGACGCCGGTTCTCGTTCACCGCGCTCGTCGCCGTCGGCGACAAGAAGGGCAAG
The DNA window shown above is from Gemmatimonadota bacterium and carries:
- the rplF gene encoding 50S ribosomal protein L6 translates to MSRIGKTPVVIPGGVTVSVEDGVVRVKGPKGELSQSVRPEVQVELGDGQLTLARQSDAPSHRAFHGLMRALVANMVRGVSEGFQKSLELQGVGYRAEKKGNTLVLIVGYSHAVEYPEPEGVSISTPTPTQIVVEGADKQRVGQAAAEIRSVRPPEPYKGKGIRYQGEHVRRKAGKTGV
- the rplR gene encoding 50S ribosomal protein L18; the encoded protein is MASNRKNIMDRARRLARRHRRVRQRVIGTAERPRLVVHRSHKNIQGHLVDDIAGRVLVGVSTLAPELRDKRGDAEMNKSGLGREAGKLLAARAKDSGIESVVFDRGGYLYHGRVAAFAEGAREGGLKF